One window of the Daphnia pulex isolate KAP4 chromosome 8, ASM2113471v1 genome contains the following:
- the LOC124200520 gene encoding suppressor protein SRP40-like: MSKINELPEKKLMTLTKTQIIKGFMAYRRAVNVEIKNLKSELAQSKAQIEAERVSSKLLIEEMLVAKRPSSSMSCSTIENPELKSLVADTSYISDDEMEDEQDDDEDDDNEASKSDSQLEKSSDVSNSSVNKSSNKVNEKSREKVSEPESEIEESSEASNSPMKKSSESVNEKSREDVSESDSKMEEDYEESNSKMKKSNEKVHENSRQEDSESDSEMEEDYEESNSKMKKSNEKVHEKSSEEDSESDSQMKKSSGTVTKKSREEGSESFEDSEELSSVLMSDLCNNNNLLTILSCPLQFLQIAA; encoded by the exons atgtcaaaaattaACGAGTTACCagaaaaaaagctaatgaCTCTAACAAAAACGCAAATTATAAAAGGATTTATGGCGTATAGAAGAGCAGTAAACGTTGAAATTAAA AACTTGAAATCTGAACTGGCTCAATCTAAAGCTCAAATAGAAGCAGAAagg GTCAGTAGTAAACTTTTAATCGAAGAAATGCTTGTAGCCAAAAGACca tCAAGTTCAATGTCATGCAGTACGATAGAAAATCCTGAGCTAAAATCACTGGTTGCAGATACAAGTTACATTTCAGATGACGAGATGGAAGATGAgcaagatgatgatgaggatgATGATAATGAAGCAAGCAAGTCAGATAGTCAGTTGGAAAAG TCCTCAGATGTGTCAAATAGTAGCGTAAACAAGTCAAGCAATAAAGTGAATGAAAAGTCCAGAGAAAAAGTAAGCGAGCCAGAGAGTGAAATTGAAGAG TCTTCTGAAGCATCAAACAGTCCTATGAAAAAGTCAAGTGAATCAGTAAATGAAAAGTCAAGGGAAGATGTCAGCGAGTCAGATAGTAAAATGGAGGAg GATTATGAAGAATCAAATAGTAAAATGAAGAAGTCCAATGAAAAAGTCCATGAAAATTCAAGACAAGAAGACAGCGAGTCAGATAGTGAAATGGAGGAg GATTATGAAGAATCAAATAGTAAAATGAAGAAGTCCAATGAAAAAGTCCATGAAAAATCAAGTGAAGAAGACAGCGAGTCAGATagtcaaatgaaaaagtcAAGTGGAACAGTCACTAAAAAGTCAAGGGAAGAAGGCAGCGAGTCTTTTGAAGATTCTGAAGAACTGTCAAGTGTATTAATGTCTGATCTTtgtaacaataataatttacttacTATACTAAGCTGTCCTTTGCAATTCTTACAAATAGCTGCATAG
- the LOC124200522 gene encoding uncharacterized protein LOC124200522 gives MVHDQRIAPGEKLAVLKSRLRGDQFEIVQGLGGGESAYKAALFRLKQSAGRRDVMRIALLGELDRMELGRENSSFRRFAERARTIFFDLTRIGEKFNADLIERLSQRRHLKEFGEWMCERAAAYQNAYSLEAEQILPSGENKFPRRQQFPTTGRNNHVSWEPGTTDKPKSRCYCCEGEHRLTTCPTFKEMPTKEKVRFCVKRRLCMKCFGTRHSGADCKFEKGCGFSGCPYIHHPLLHDAEEKHDKGSSHHTSLSAQVDRVKVALGVIRIKAYTAEGQLIPVSVLIDEGSDTTLFREDFLQRLKIIGKGTTLDLVGVTGAESYKSQKAPVRFLLPDGEEGLFKGTTIPQISRPTPVIDWRKLKNRWPHLANVPVQESGGKIDVLVGLDHSNLLAVLESRVGGEHEPFASRTRLGWVVRGLLGSDIGPMTTAHIHHISATSEFSLDEEFQKFCATENFGTEFKGDGLSESDRIAEKIVDEGLKKLDIGYETPLTWLEGEPTFENNRELAEHRWRDLKERFKRDPDFEADYRAAIKKYVDEGYASRVKEEDLYSNNQYYLPHHGVYKKVYGKKKKKLRFVFDAAAKWKKKCLNDGMRQGRKLQNDLAKVLILFQLGEIAFAADVTAMYSRIRLRPQDARFHRFLWQEKDSDVIITAASDATRGREVCMEAIEKNMYMDDLLKAVDNEEEAIMKAKLISDGLAEGDFHLAIGSRTLRDSSKRCNQSRQQQQQTMI, from the exons ATGGTTCATGATCAACGAATCGCACCAGGAGAAAAGCTTGCTGTCTTGAAGAGCCGACTACGGGGAGATCAATTCGAAATCGTGCAGGGCCTTGGCGGAGGAGAATCTGCTTATAAGGCCGCTTTATTCCGACTGAAGCAGTCGGCTGGACGTCGCGACGTAATGCGTATAGCACTACTCGGTGAACTCGATCGTATGGAGCTGGGCAGAGAAAATTCATCATTCCGTCGCTTTGCCGAAAGAGCTCGAACCATCTTCTTTGATTTAACCCGAATTGGGGAGAAATTTAATGCCGACCTCATCGAACGACTGAGCC AACGGCGCCATCTGAAGGAATTTGGAGAGTGGATGTGCGAGAGAGCTGCAGCATATCAAAATGCTTATAGTCTGGAAGCAGAGCAAATTTTGCCGTCTGGTGAGAACAAGTTTCCTCGTCGCCAACAATTTCCAACAACAGGGCGCAACAATCACGTTAGCTGGGAGCCCGGCACTACCGACAAACCGAAGAGTCGCTGCTATTGCTGTGAGGGGGAGCACCGGTTGACGACTTGCCCAACATTCAAAGAAATGCCTACGAAAGAAAAGGTACGATTTTGCGTCAAGCGCCGCTTATGCATGAAATGTTTCGGGACGAGACACTCCGGAGCCGATTGCAAATTCGAAAAAGGTTGTGGATTCAGCGGATGCCCTTATATTCATCACCCATTGCTTCATGATGCCGAAGAGAAGCACGACAAAGGTAGCAGCCATCACACATCACTTTCAGCCCAGGTGGATCGCGTCAAGGTGGCGCTAGGTGTTATCCGGATAAAAGCTTACACAGCCGAAGGCCAGCTCATCCCAGTATCGGTGCTGATAGACGAGGGCAGTGACACGACGTTGTTTCGAGAGGACTTTCTTCAACGGCTTAAGATCATCGGGAAAGGTACTACCCTAGATCTCGTAGGAGTTACCGGCGCAGAAAGCTACAAGTCGCAGAAGGCCCCGGTTCGATTTCTTTTACCGGACGGAGAGGAAGGTCTCTTCAAAGGAACTACGATCCCGCAGATATCTAGGCCGACTCCGGTAATCGACtggagaaaattgaaaaaccgATGGCCACATTTAGCCAACGTCCCAGTGCAAGAGAGTGGCGGGAAAATCGACGTCTTGGTGGGACTCGATCACTCAAACCTACTTGCAGTATTGGAATCGCGCGTTGGAGGCGAACACGAACCTTTCGCATCTCGCACTAGACTCGGTTGGGTCGTCCGCGGCCTGCTTGGGAGTGATATCGGTCCGATGACAACGGCCCACATCCATCATATCTCAGCGACTTCCGAGTTCTCGCTCGATGAAGAGTTCCAGAAATTTTGTGCAACCGAAAATTTCGGTACTGAATTTAAAGGAGATGGCCTCTCAGAATCAGACAGAATCGCCGAAAAGATCGTTGATGAAGGCCTGAAGAAACTCGACATTGGGTATGAAACCCCACTCACGTGGCTCGAAGGAGAGCcgacatttgaaaataacagaGAGCTGGCGGAGCATCGTTGGCGAGACCTGAAGGAACGATTCAAGAGAGATCCAGATTTCGAGGCTGATTACAGAGCCGCGATCAAGAAATACGTCGACGAAGGCTATGCATCGCGAGTGAAAGAGGAGGATTTATACTCGAACAACCAGTACTACTTGCCACATCACGGTGTCTACAAGAAAGTGTatggtaagaagaagaagaagcttcgATTCGTCTTCGATGCCGCTGccaaatggaagaagaaatgccTCAACGACGGAATGCGACAGGGTCGAAAATTGCAGAACGACTTAGCCAAGGTCCTCATTCTATTCCAGCTGGGGGAGATTGCCTTTGCAGCAGACGTGACCGCCATGTACAGCAGGATTCGACTTCGACCACAAGATGCCCGCTTTCATCGTTTTCTCTGGCAAGAGAAAGATTCTGACGTCATCATTAC AGCCGCTTCAGATGCCACTAGAGGGAGAGAGGTATGTATGGAAGCAATTGAGAAGAATATGTACATGGATGACCTATTGAAAGCAGTcgacaatgaagaagaagcaattATGAAAGCGAAACTCATCAGCGATGGACTAGCAGAAGGAGATTTTCATCTAGCAATTGGATCTCGAACTCTCCGGGATTCTTCAAAGCGTTGCAACCAGagcaggcagcagcagcagcaaaccaTGATTTAG